The Polyodon spathula isolate WHYD16114869_AA chromosome 10, ASM1765450v1, whole genome shotgun sequence genome contains the following window.
aattcaaagcatcatgtttggtgcaaacccaacacagtgcatcacccaaagagcaccatccctactgtaaagcatggtggtggcagcatcatgttatgggggtgtttctcatcggcagggactggggcacttgtcaggatagaagggaaaattaatagagcaaagtatagagaagtccttgaggaaaaactgcagccctctgcaagaaagctgaaattgggacagaagttcacctttcagcatgacaacgacccaaagcacacagccaaagctacactggagtggctaagaaacaaaaaggtaaatgtcactgaatgacccagtcagagccccgacctaaacccaatcgaacatttgtggcatgacgtgaagattgctgtccatcagcgctccccaaggaacttgacagagcttgaacagttttgtaaataacaatggtcaaatattgccaagtcTAGGCGTGCgtagttggtagagacctatcccaacagactcacccaactctaattgctgccaaaggtgcttccaccaagtattaactcggagGTGGAGACTCATTCAATTATGATCGttcggttttgtatttttaacatatcatttttttctcaataaaatcttttttccccttaacagtgtggagtatggtgtgtagataagtagtaaaaaaatcctcatttaaatgcatgaaactctgaggcattgacacaacaaaatgtgaaaaaatgttcaagggggtgtagactttctatagacactatataagttattttctttttaccccAAACCACAAGCGCCATGACAATACAGGGATTCTTGTCTTgtgtaaacataaaaacataatttcattTGTTTCTTCTGGTATGCCTCTTTCTAAttagttttttatgtttattactTGCAGATATCTTTTGGGTGGAGCTCTGTAAAGATCGATATCGGCGCTGTTAAAAGAGATCAACGCCCCATTATTCCCTTTGGGGTTTCTGCTTTTGCCATGTCTCTGTTTGCCTTAGGGTTGGCACTTGGCACAACCATAGCAGTTGGAATGCTGTTTTTCATTCAGGTACAATAGATTTGTAACCACAAACCTAGGCTTTGTCATTGAAACAGGGTGTTGGCTAAACCCTCTTTTAATGGAACATGCTAATTAAGTAAAACAAGAGACAGGTCAAACTGTAAAAGTGGGATGTCCATATGTACTTATTACATTCTGCTGTGTGGAACTTTTATACACTAGTTTTTATAATATTATGCTTATCCCATGCATGTTTATGCTTCCTTAGTCTTTATATACTCTTGTATACTACCCTGTCCAAAATCCCACTGTATACCACAGTATATGGAACACTGTAATCTGTGTTTACTTAGCGCCTCATTATTAATGCACAAATCGTAATTAACATTCCCAAATTCTCTTGAAGGTGTGCATTCTACTGCTTTTGTTTCATTGCTtttcaaaaaattattttctgcaGATGAAAGTGATCTTAAGAAACAGAACTTCAATTGAAGTCTGGATTGAGGAAAAGGTAAAATGTATTccaagcatttttatttttctatgtttgtAAGGTGTTTGGACCTATTTAACCTTGTACAGAGCTCTTATCTCAGGAAGTCACGAAATGTGCTTTTCACAGAAATGGTAAACGTAGGACATTTGtaagatgtagtttttttttattcatattctgATGTGTTGAGGCAGTGTTCTATAAATAACACTATCTATGAAATGTATCCACAGGCCAAAGATAGAATACAATATTACCAAATAGGAGAAGAATTTATTTTTCCGTACGACCTGGGAAGTAAATGGGAAAACTTTAAGCAGGTGTTTACCTGGTCTGGGATTCCAGAGGGAGATGGCATAGAGTGGCCTGTTCAAGAAAAATGTGACCAGTACACTTTAACGGTGAGTGCAAATGCCCTGCAATTCACCCTCTTTAACCATGAGTGCACCCTGCCTTTCACCCTCTTTAACCATGAGTGCACCCTGCCTTTCACCCTCTTTAACCATGAGTGCACCCTGCCTTTCACCCTCTTTAACCATGAGTGCACCCTGCCTTTCACCCTCTTTAACCATGAGTGCACCCTGCCTTTCACCCTCTTGAGTTGAGCAAAGTCAAGGCTGGCgtagcaggttttattttttatcggTTTATCCTCAAGTTCGATTTCTTGTATGTTCAAAGAAGATGCTGTCAGTTGGATCAAATCAATAGAATGTATAAGTGTGTTCATTGGCTATTTTTGGAACATCttacaaaaagtattttattcatcaactgtccaaagcacctttggccatcgttccatagtccaatttctgtgttcttgtgcatattatagccttttagtcttgttctccTTTAAGTATTTTTGCTGCAACACATCCTTCAAATCCttatttcaagagtgaccttcgtactgttgatttgatagaCAATGACACCTgcgccttctgccagttctgttgtcaattcaacgcttgtcttctttctattccttaaggattccttttgcacagcagtgtgtgtgtaacgtatgtgtgtgtgtgtgtatatatatatatatatatatatatatatatatatatatatatatatatatatatgttacattttattatacacaataaaactttgtatgtttcaaaaggtacttcataatttaataagaaatgtaatattatacaCAGCACATAAGGCAAGCAACAGAGTATAACAAAAACATCATGGACTTACCAGATTGACTCTTGAATGATGTAATTTGTGgaataaatgtttttacagtcCATGGAagatttttttaatcactgtagcccacagaaatcaacagggaagacgaAGAGCTGGATTGAAAAACCAAATAGCGAATACTTGCAGTCAACCGTGTCATGTTTTTCAtaccatgagcaattaaaaaggcaattttgttttggtcctccctgttgaagaaggTCCCATCTAGACTTTGGAtgacctttattgttatttttttattcttatttcttCCTCAATTGAAAGTGAGTAAAATGGCATATGAATTAAAATCTACAACGCACTGTATGGAAATCGAAACTTAAGAGAGTAGCCACATGTGACCCATGCTGTTTGTATGACATAATCAAAACTTGTTGCACGCTAGTGTGAATGAGTCACACATGACACTATCATTATTTTTCTATATAACTGTTTGGTGTTGAAGTGTCACATATTTAAAGTTGTCAAAGAGTTGACATATGTACTTTTCCTTGTATTATTTGCAGATTGAGCAGATGAAGCAGAAAGCTGATAAAAGAATTAGAAGTGTAAGTCCATCATTGCCTTAATCTGAACAGCAGAAGGCAATCAATGCATGTGCAATAGGTCAAATTGTATTGTTTCAAAATCTGTGTATTAGCTATCTGCCTATGTGCACCATTCtgacaaatgtttaattttaatatagcaaagatttaaatattttcacaaaaatcTGTGGATTAAAATGTTTGAGTAGAACTAACTTGGAATAGAATTCCTATTAGATCAAAGAGTGAAATTATGGTCTTAATTTGACAGTTCACTCGATTCTAAGTAATGCAATcttaaaccattttaaactttgtaaaaaaaaaaacccactttgaGAAGAAAGTTTACCACTGTTGTTTCTGTGACAGGTACAGTACCGTGTAATAGAGGATTACAGTGGTGCTTGTTGCCCTCTAAACAAAGGTGTGAAAACGTTCTTTACAACACCCTGCACCGAAGAGCCTAGAATCAAACTGCGCAAAGGAGAGGTGATCTTTGCCACCAGGGGCCTAAAGTAAGCCTATTCGCCCTTTCCTAAGCTGTTTCGTGGATCGTTCAGCCTTGCTCCGTTTCAAAACCTCTCTGTTTTAAACAGAGCAGAATATGCATTTGTAATTATATTACACATAGCAGGAAATCAGTAATAAACCTCAAGTTATTGTGAAATAAGTGATGTGTGGCTCGCTGTATTAAGAGGTTGGGAAATTTCAATGGGGACTATTGGACTGTCTTCTTTTTGTAGAAGTAGTCAAAGATGACGTCAGCAGCATAAGCCCAATGAAACTCTCCATGGGAAATGTTTCTGTGCTGTACAAGCCCCATATTGAAACCTGAATTATCcctttgttgtctttttaatactgcagttattgttattttagtaaaatattttatagGTATTATTTTATAGGCACATGTATGAAATCCAGAGATATTTAATAAGTCTTGACTTGATTTCACAGGAGGTGGATGTATGGAGACAAAGCACTTGATGACGAACAAGTAAAAGGTACttaaatagttaaatattctAGTTCAAACAGTTGAACTATTGATTAACATTTCATAACTAATCTCATAGAGTCACACTTAAAGTGCAGTTAGTTGAATGTTTACATCTGTCAATAGTGTCCCAGATTCAGTCACTGGTTTAGTTATTAAGTCTTTATAGGATACAGGGACAGTTTATTCTAGAACCATACAGTACAAAGCACTGGCAATATATGAGTGGGGTTAATACTTTTTGGAGCATCTCTGCCTAGTGTAAGGCAGCAACGCGCTTACATGTGCAAATGAGATCAGCAGTCCTGGTTTGTGAAATTGTGGCTCATTCCTCTCATAGAATCTGTATGAAGGACTCGCTGGAAATGGGTTTACTGGGACCCTTTCGCAGAGGATCGGTCGAAGGATAGCCCACACGTGCTCGATGGGGTGCATGCTTGTTTCTTATtgacatttgtaaataaaacacctaacattgtgtttgttttattgctttaagCTGGAGTTCGTGTTAGAggctggttcccaagaagatgtgTTGAAAAATGCCTTTATGACACAGTCAACAATCTACCAGTGAATGAAGAGAAAAAAGAtagataattgtttttttttttttttttttttttttttttttttttttaaatatccggGTATTGGTCATTGGGTGCTTTTGACAATTGTTCTTTCAACAGAACAACCCCTTACTTGAAcctgcttttcttctttttttaaatattgttttggaaTTATGCAATTTGTAAAAGCAGTGTTTTCGCATGCATCTCAGTGTATCCTTTGTActgtgcaaatacattttttaaaattatattttgtagcACAACCCTACGTATTATGCCTtcagatttaaacaaataaatgatatTGCACCcaagttattaatttttttttattattaatttcaatccatatattaaacaatattacaaaaaaaaaaaaaaatccctacaaATGTGATACTTGTATTGGTTGTTTGGGATCTTTTATAGCACAGCTGCATCCGGATATGGTACACTGACTGTTGTGAacgggtatatatatattgtttgcaaattggaatacaatttaaaaaatactttgtttataATATGATGTTTAATGATGTTTTCAAATACGCCTGATGGTTGTCATCTTTAGAACTGTTGGTGAAAATATCACGTGTGCAGTATATATGTAAATCTACAGTGCATGATTGTGCAGCTTTCACTGAGCTACAAAGAGGAGCCTATTGAATAGCTTTCCTTTGGCAGTCCACAGTGCAGCTCTTTCACACACTTTCACTCTGTGGATCAGTGAGGCACAAGAGTCCATATGTGAAACAAAACTGACCCTGCGTCAGGTACAATGTTCACTGCAGTGATACATAGAGCTTCTCGATTTCAGCTTTGAAGACTTTGGTTAGCTCTGCTCTTTTTGCCTTCAGAGTTGGGGTCAGTAGTCCATTTTCAATGGTAAACTGTTCTGGGTGGAGATGTAGGTTCTTAATCTTAAAAGGAGGAAAGAGAAAGATCTTGGTGTCAAAGGCAGTTACAGTAACATAGACCGATAGAAATATTCTACTGAACTAGATGATGTCGGATCCATTGAGCGATATTTTATACAGGTACTAAAATCTTACTTTTGTCATCACAATTAAACTAAGGAGGCAAATCTATCACACATCTGTTGCTGACATTGTACTGTGGTGGTGTGCATTTTGCCTGAATCTGTTTTACTGTGGAAGGATAACACAGAGGAATAAATAGTAATTTGATAAcacagaggaataaatatattatacaggaatatattttaagaaaactgaacaaaagcAGTCTTTAATCTTGTGTTCTATCAGTATATGTATGCTCATGCATTCATCATTCGTGGTATACAACTGATAGGACACACAATTCCAGGCTGTAACTTCTTGGTACAAAGCATAGTTCCTTACAGTACCTGCTCAAAAGAATGAAGCCCCGACTCTTTTCCCAACTTCAACATATCTTCTTGGATCGCTTTCTTAATGTCCTGTGCAGCAAatataaacattcataaaaatgacaGAATTAGTTTTGCTGAAGTGTTTTGCCAAATAATATTTATACAGCCTTTTATTCAAAGCACAATATTGCATTCTTCAACTTGTACTCATTTATTTTGAGGCACACTGCATACTGTTTAGAAATATGAAACTTACATTATTCTTACAGAGGTCTTCAAAAGATCCTTTAATTCCTCTTTTGGCAGCAAAATCTGGAAGCACCTCTGGATCAGGTACCACAATACCCACCAAGCAAGACTGGAAAAGAACATTATTGTTAATGCCACATGGAGGTCAGCCTGCACTAAAACGATGGATATACTCGTGTCTACTGCTGGAACTAAATGCTATTAATATATCAAAAGGTATTGCTAACCACCTAACTATCTATTTTATTAATGCAGATGCAGTATAATACCAAGGAGTAGGGGTATGAATAACAATACgttcattctaaaataaaaaatctctcgTAACAAAGTGGCAAAATATTTCTGCTGGCAAGAGGCATGGAGGATCAAAACCTTATCTGTGGTTGCAGTAAATATCaactatttctgttttttaaacaaaatcaatatgGGCTTCTGGACATGGTTCTAGTACATATCCACATTTCAGGCAACATCAGGCCATGTTACGTTTTATGACAACACTTGATGGTAAAACACAACTCGGGGATGATATTAGAAAACTCAATcagaataaatatgtttgaaagcTGGATTTACATGCATTCTGAAATCAGAATGACGTAGATTCTCGAAAACTAACAGATTTGTTGTGTGGAtgtaaaataatcattttctCAGCATTGTCTTGGTACCGTACTGTTGTATGAATGTGGTATTACTTATCCCAAAATACCCCCAGacacagtaaaactaaaataCTACTAAAAGATAAGGAATGCTTTTAATGCCTTGGTTATTTACAGCAGCtagtaaatgtaattaaatgaagAGGCATGATAACTGGACACATACTATTAATGTGCTGCTACTTGAAAAAAAGGTTATGGATTATTTAGTTCATCtaaaaactaaaaggaaatgtttaaattattcttTTTATAGGGCAATTATTGtttcacaaataaacacatattagAAGTGTTAAAGTAATAAGAGCCCTTCTTTGGTATTGGCTTACATTATAAATGATGAGTACGGCTGTGGCTTACCTTCAAGCTGTCTCCATGCACAAACACTTGAGCTACAGGGCCACTTCTCACATACACGTTCTCAATCTTTTCAGGAGCAATGTATTCTCCTTGTGCCAATTTGAAGATGTTCTTCTTTCTGTCAATAATCTTAAGAACGCCACTCtaaaaagaatgaatgaatatatagatatagatatagatagatagatagatagataaggaggctgtgtggtccagcatttaaagaaacgggcttgtaagcaggaggtccccagttcaaatcccagctcagccactgacttgtgaccctgagcaagtcacttaacctccttgtgctctgtcttttgggtgagacgttgttgtaagtgaccctgcagctgatgcatagttcacacaccctagtctcatatcttgtaaagctctttgggatgatggtccactatgaaaggtgctatatgaagATTGTATACAAATTCTTTGTTTCATGGTGACTGTTCTGTTTATGCTAAGACCTAACCCACAACACAGATCATGAAAATTGTATTTGGAGAAAGCCACATAAAAGATttactttggggattttaaaataaaaaccaaggCCTGGTTGGCAAGCAAACCTTCATATCTGTTATGCAGCTCTATGCAGGCTAATGAAAGACTTCCCTGGCAGACATCTGTTAATTAAGTCAACAAGGCCTCAGCAGAATGCTTTTCCAATAGGCTCAATAAGAAATGATACCAGCAAATGTATTAACAATGCCCTAATCAACCTCGCGGGCATTGCATAAGGGTTGTTAATGCTATCCATATGACATTACTACAATATACAGAAAAGGTAGGTTAAGGGTTATTATAAATAAGTGTGGAATGGGTTGTACaatgatatatacagtgctcatactgtaaattattacttttgaATGAATTACTATAAGACATTGGATATTAGTTAGGCTAACTATAGAGAAAATGTCCATGAATTTGGTAAAGGAGACAAACTTACTGGCAGCCACTTTCCAATATCACCGGTGTGTAACCATCCGTTCTCATCAAGAGCTTCCATTGTTTTCTCTGGATCTTTCAGATATCCCTTGAATACATTTTTGCCTTTTATACAGACCTAAGAAAAAGAATAAGAGATACCTTAAAGCCTTTATCCCTTTTATAGCATCTTCACATTGTTAAaatgtgcctgtttgttttgttataaacattGATAGGCTTCTTGCTGAGCAAGTTCATCATAAATGTGTAATGTTCGCTTAAGGCACTGAAAGCACAGGCAGATGTACTGTATAGTACCAGTGTTTTTAGTTTTCTCCCAAAACACTTTGGAAACACTACAGAATTTTATAAAAagttatgcatttttatttgaaaataatttatatGGGAAATTTCTATTTGTTTCTTTTCCTCCACCTTTCtggtaaatgtattgttttcttaaaaatgGGATGCGCTAGCTCTCTTACCTCTCCTTCTCCATTAGAAGCAAAATAGTTCATTTCTTCAACGTTGGACAGTTTTACTATGTTGCATGTAACTGGTGGGCCAACAtggcctgtaaaaaaaaataaaaaataatgacatttttggGTCCTTACTAACAAGTATTTGTGTCTTATTTGGAATGGACACACTACAACATAATGAATTAGTAAATTAAAAAGTTCAATGTATACAAATAGCCATTTTCTCACCATTGAGATACTCTGAAACCTTAAAGCACTAAAGCCAATAAAAAAAGCATAGTACAGCAATTACACACATTTAAGAGGGGTGACATTTTACAGGCTTATTAAACAGCATGACCACGTCTGTACATGTAATCATGATGCAGTATTGCTGTACATCCGAAATGAATGACTGAGACTGTTTGAGGGAACAGTTCAGTGGAAAGAGACTACTATTTAAGTGCCAAACTTGAGAACAGGGGAGAATGAATGTCCTCTAGATGAAATGACGAGGTCTCTACGTAATacagggttctgaaaaaaaaaatcgatatatttttgttgattgtttCTTCGAAAGCCCGTCAGTGTTTTCCAGGTTGTGAAGTGCTTTACCAAGTCCCTGCAGTGAATTGCACTCTCACATTGCAGCATGTGATCACCTGaagcacacatatacacaaatagGATGATAAGGAAACCATATGACAGCAATTCATGCTGTGACTCTACCTGATGTCCAGTCCCCAGGCATGGAAAAGGTGCACCCAGCTGTGCACTCAGTCTGTCCATAAGCCTCAAAAATCTGAAAgggcaaaataatacatttgtacttAAAGGAGTGACAGCCAAtgtcttattagctttattataattattatcgTCTCACTTCACAGAGATAAGAGTATCTTCGTTCTTAGAGATaaacaaagttacattttagtaCAAATGTTTAATTGCAGGATTTATAAATATTCTGTTATTAGGTGTGCTGTGTAAGAGTAACGGGCAGTGTAGAGTGATACACTGCCTTGGCCGATTCTGTCCTAAAACCGCGAATGTAGACAAGTCTGGCTCTTGTGCATTGTGGCAAAGACGCTCGCTCGCGGTCCACGGGGTCGATGGTTTGCACCTAGCCTCCGCCCGGTTGCATAAGCGTTCATATTTATATCTAAATTTATAAATATGCAAAGAAATGAATGAAGTGGTTTGAACttgaatgtatattttaatataatccaTAAATTACCGGACATCCAAGGGCTGCTCTGAGAAAGTTGAGAACAGTTGGAGAGATCGGAGCTGCCCCAGTGACCATCACACGAACACGTCCACCCATGGTTCCCTTTAGAGAGAACAGGACTGTTAAAACTTTTTAACTGGAGGggaaaaacatgtaaaataaacatcattttttaaacttgtagGTGGAATGTAAAAGGATAATAGGTTACCAAGTCTAGGGAAAATCTGGTATGGGTAAACCTATTATGAATGACTCCTACTCGATTGTCTGTGAATCTGTATCGACCGTGTCAA
Protein-coding sequences here:
- the LOC121321704 gene encoding palmitoyltransferase ZDHHC6-like → MNILSSLIRFENLQELKRLCHWGPVIALTVIAICSTMAILDSILWYWPLDTTGGSINFIILINWTVLILYNYFNAMFVGPGYIPLGWKPESSKDCLCLQYCRVCQGFKAPRSHHCRKCNRCVMKMDHHCPWINNCCGHQNHAYFTSFLILAPLGCIHAAVIFIMTMYTQLYDRISFGWSSVKIDIGAVKRDQRPIIPFGVSAFAMSLFALGLALGTTIAVGMLFFIQMKVILRNRTSIEVWIEEKAKDRIQYYQIGEEFIFPYDLGSKWENFKQVFTWSGIPEGDGIEWPVQEKCDQYTLTIEQMKQKADKRIRSVQYRVIEDYSGACCPLNKGVKTFFTTPCTEEPRIKLRKGEVIFATRGLKRWMYGDKALDDEQVKAGVRVRGWFPRRCVEKCLYDTVNNLPVNEEKKDR